One Rhinolophus sinicus isolate RSC01 linkage group LG06, ASM3656204v1, whole genome shotgun sequence DNA window includes the following coding sequences:
- the PRSS23 gene encoding serine protease 23 has product MAGIPGLLFLLLLLFFLLLCAVGQVSPSSAHWKPTWPAYRLPVVLPQSTLHLAKPDFGAEAKLEVSSSCGPQCHKGTPLPTYEEVKQYLSYETLYANGSRTETQVGIYVLSSGVGESSGKSRRKRQIYGYDSRFSIFGKDFLLNYPFSTSVKLSTGCTGTLVAEKHVLTAAHCIHDGKTYVKGTQKLRVGFLKPKFKDGGRGANNSSSAVPEKMKFQWIRVKRTHVPKGWIKGNANDIGMDYDYALLELKKPHKRKYMKIGVSPSAKQLPGGRIHFSGYDNDRPGNLVYRFCDVKDETYDLLYQQCDAQPGASGSGVYVRMWKRQQQKWERKIIGIFSGHQWVDMNGSPQDFNVAVRITPLKYAQICYWIKGNYLDCREG; this is encoded by the coding sequence ATGGCGGGGATTCCagggctcctcttcctcctcctcctcctcttcttcctcctcctgtgTGCTGTCGGGCAGGTGAGCCCCTCCAGTGCCCACTGGAAACCCACTTGGCCTGCTTACCGCCTCCCTGTCGTCTTGCCACAGTCCACTCTCCACTTAGCCAAGCCAGACTTTGGGGCCGAAGCCAAATTGGAAGTGTCCTCTTCATGTGGACCCCAGTGTCATAAGGGAACCCCACTGCCCACATATGAAGAGGTCAAACAGTACCTGTCTTATGAAACGCTCTATGCCAACGGCAGCCGCACAGAGACGCAGGTGGGCATCTATGTCCTCAGCAGTGGCGTGGGGGAGTCTTCAGGAAAATCTCGGAGGAAACGGCAGATTTATGGCTATGACAGCAGGTTCAGCATTTTTGGGAAGGACTTCCTGCTCAACTACCCCTTCTCAACGTCGGTGAAGTTATCTACAGGTTGTACCGGCACCCTGGTGGCCGAGAAGCACGTCCTCACCGCTGCCCACTGCATACACGATGGGAAAACCTATGTGAAAGGAACCCAGAAACTTCGAGTGGGCTTCTTGAAGCCCAAATTTAAAGATGGTGGTCGAGGGGCCAACAACTCCAGCTCAGCCGTGCCCGAGAAGATGAAATTTCAATGGATCCGAGTGAAACGCACCCACGTGCCCAAGGGTTGGATCAAGGGCAATGCCAACGACATTGGCATGGATTATGACTATGCTCTCCTGGAACTCAAAAAACCCCACAAGAGAAAGTACATGAAGATTGGGGTGAGCCCTTCTGCCAAGCAGCTGCCCGGGGGCAGAATCCACTTCTCTGGTTATGACAACGATCGACCGGGCAATTTGGTGTACCGTTTCTGTGATGTCAAAGACGAGACCTATGACCTGCTCTACCAGCAGTGTGATGCCCAGCCTGGGGCCAGTGGCTCAGGGGTTTATGTGAGGATGTGGAAGAGACAGCAGCAGAAGTGGGAGCGAAAAATTATTGGCATCTTTTCAGGGCACCAGTGGGTAGATATGAATGGTTCTCCACAGGATTTCAACGTAGCTGTTAGAATCACCCCTCTCAAATATGCCCAGATTTGCTATTGGATTAAAGGAAACTACCTGGATTGCAGGGAAGGGTAA